From a region of the Streptomyces tirandamycinicus genome:
- a CDS encoding SpoIIE family protein phosphatase, with protein sequence MTRHRFAFCGAELAAVYVLAGGGRELHLAELTGDRGMLYGLPAIIAVEGHSPAAEAYRAGRPLWLDPKELAAYVELDPHHFPGRRGEAVETTARISLGALPLGRGANELGCLIVAGDVPDGFSPDRRALLELYADQVAAGLESAAARVPGRTPPQTQLAQAALVPLRGGAFILELSTGRMEAHAYVLELLGVPPEEFDGRVETLLASAVPDDIPALMQIVEPGRMSAATEQLAFRIRRPGGELRWLGLRCRVEVNGDGTPERVLGVVADAAYLRPSADEVSVVQRLSAKLAGASTIREVSRLVVAALSGPLQASRVAVAEREGDRLVVTILDPPEPDAWPAVWRSEWRSEWPDLSIHDLPTLEAALREGHVSLWPAGADLEPALAEIGRGGLAVLPLRADGRMVGVCLVGWDDEHRFDPEERSLLTAAAALVGQALMRAHALDAGHELATMLQRSLLPRKLPELPGGEAVARYLPATAGLEVGGDWYDVIPLGDGHVALVIGDVQGHSAGAATIMGQMRTAVRAYAVEGHPPDVVVARANRLLVGMETDLFATCLYVDLDMEEGIARLVRAGHLHPVIRHPDGSTEELLVEGGPPLGVLADEEYPMTEAGLVPGTLLTLVTDGLVESATLTMEEGVRRVCDTLAAADPSDAGRVADELVVGVNRRDDDVALLLLRYDGTQVRPMRTHWTVWRLPNAVMHARRFTARTLRSWGAEEELDAALLVVSELVTNAVAHTQGEVRLDLTLSADRLRIAVNDASPRSPVKPADQDWEATGGRGLLIVEASTASWGAVPLSGGKQVWAEIPLAPRERLARASR encoded by the coding sequence GTGACCAGGCATCGCTTTGCGTTCTGCGGGGCTGAGCTGGCCGCTGTCTACGTCCTCGCCGGCGGGGGCCGCGAGCTCCACCTCGCCGAGCTGACCGGCGACCGCGGGATGCTGTACGGCCTGCCGGCGATCATCGCCGTGGAGGGCCACTCGCCCGCCGCCGAGGCGTACCGCGCCGGCCGCCCGCTCTGGCTGGACCCCAAGGAACTGGCGGCGTACGTGGAGCTCGACCCGCACCACTTCCCCGGCCGCCGGGGGGAGGCGGTGGAGACCACGGCGCGGATATCGCTCGGGGCGCTGCCGCTGGGGCGGGGCGCCAACGAGCTGGGCTGCCTGATCGTGGCGGGCGATGTCCCCGACGGCTTCAGCCCCGACCGCCGGGCGCTGCTGGAGCTCTACGCCGACCAGGTCGCCGCCGGGCTGGAATCGGCCGCCGCCCGGGTGCCCGGCCGCACACCGCCGCAGACGCAGCTCGCGCAGGCCGCCCTGGTACCCCTGCGGGGCGGCGCGTTCATCCTGGAGCTGAGCACCGGCCGCATGGAGGCCCACGCGTATGTGCTGGAGCTCCTCGGCGTGCCCCCGGAGGAGTTCGACGGGCGGGTGGAGACCCTGCTGGCCAGCGCGGTCCCCGACGACATCCCGGCGCTGATGCAGATCGTCGAACCGGGGCGGATGTCCGCCGCCACCGAGCAGCTGGCGTTCCGGATCCGGCGGCCGGGCGGCGAGCTGCGCTGGCTGGGTCTGCGCTGCCGGGTCGAGGTCAACGGGGACGGGACCCCGGAGCGGGTGCTGGGTGTGGTGGCGGACGCGGCGTATCTGCGGCCCAGTGCCGACGAGGTCTCGGTGGTGCAGCGACTGTCGGCCAAACTGGCGGGGGCGAGCACCATCCGGGAGGTCAGCCGGCTGGTGGTGGCCGCGCTGAGCGGTCCGCTGCAGGCGAGCCGGGTCGCGGTCGCCGAGCGGGAGGGCGACCGGCTGGTGGTCACCATCCTGGACCCGCCGGAACCCGACGCCTGGCCCGCGGTCTGGCGCTCCGAGTGGCGCTCCGAGTGGCCGGACCTGTCGATCCACGACCTGCCCACGCTCGAGGCCGCGTTGCGCGAGGGCCATGTGAGCCTGTGGCCGGCGGGCGCGGACCTCGAACCGGCTCTGGCGGAGATCGGGCGCGGCGGCCTGGCGGTGCTGCCGCTCCGGGCGGACGGACGCATGGTGGGGGTGTGCCTGGTGGGGTGGGACGACGAGCACCGGTTCGACCCGGAGGAGCGGTCGCTGCTGACCGCGGCTGCGGCCCTGGTGGGGCAGGCGCTGATGCGGGCCCACGCGCTGGACGCCGGGCACGAGCTCGCCACGATGCTCCAGCGCAGCCTGCTGCCGAGGAAGCTGCCCGAGCTGCCCGGTGGTGAGGCCGTCGCCCGCTACCTCCCCGCCACGGCGGGGCTGGAGGTCGGGGGCGACTGGTACGACGTCATCCCGCTCGGCGACGGCCATGTGGCCCTGGTGATCGGGGACGTGCAGGGGCACAGCGCGGGCGCCGCGACCATCATGGGGCAGATGCGCACGGCCGTCAGGGCGTACGCGGTGGAGGGCCACCCGCCGGACGTGGTGGTCGCCCGCGCCAACCGGCTGCTGGTCGGCATGGAGACCGACCTGTTCGCCACCTGCCTCTACGTGGACCTCGACATGGAGGAGGGCATCGCCCGGCTGGTACGGGCCGGCCATCTGCATCCGGTGATCCGCCATCCCGACGGCAGCACCGAGGAGCTGCTGGTCGAGGGCGGGCCCCCGCTGGGCGTACTCGCCGACGAGGAGTACCCGATGACGGAGGCGGGTCTGGTGCCCGGCACCCTGCTGACGCTGGTGACGGACGGTCTGGTCGAGTCGGCGACCCTCACCATGGAGGAGGGGGTGCGCCGGGTGTGCGACACACTCGCCGCGGCCGACCCCTCCGACGCCGGGCGGGTGGCCGACGAGCTGGTCGTGGGCGTGAACCGGCGCGACGACGACGTGGCGCTGCTGCTGCTCCGCTACGACGGCACCCAGGTGCGGCCGATGCGGACCCACTGGACGGTGTGGCGGCTGCCCAACGCCGTGATGCACGCCCGGCGCTTCACGGCCCGGACCCTGCGCTCCTGGGGTGCGGAGGAGGAGTTGGACGCGGCCCTGCTGGTCGTGTCCGAGCTGGTCACCAATGCCGTCGCGCACACGCAGGGCGAGGTGCGGCTCGATCTGACGCTGTCCGCCGACCGCCTGCGGATCGCGGTGAACGACGCCTCGCCCCGCAGCCCCGTCAAGCCCGCCGACCAGGACTGGGAGGCGACCGGCGGCCGCGGGCTGCTCATCGTCGAGGCCTCGACGGCGTCGTGGGGCGCGGTGCCGCTCAGCGGAGGCAAACAGGTGTGGGCGGAGATCCCGCTGGCGCCGCGCGAGCGGCTGGCCAGGGCTTCTCGCTGA
- a CDS encoding LysR family transcriptional regulator: MLELRQLAVLRAIAQEGSLAAAARSLHHTQPTVTHHLGVLEAHFGARLVRRGPRGAALTELGAALLPHAEAVLERLRLAEREVRDLAERGARTLHIGTFPTAGALLLPPAVKAVRAEGVQVSLVEGELPALLRGLAARELHAALVFSQPGDRLDLDDDFELHPLLTDPLLLVMPQDHRCAGLTQVPLAELRDDDWIGSADPRDPCDRVLSWACARHGFQPVHGLRTDDYAVVQGFVAAGTGVALVPRLALGTPRSDVAVRTLTGPPLAREISVAVLRTTAARSTGGLVEALTRQAGRIGEQWGTPAAAGGGPSR; encoded by the coding sequence ATGCTCGAGCTTCGCCAGCTGGCCGTGCTGAGGGCCATCGCGCAGGAGGGCTCCCTCGCCGCCGCAGCCCGGTCGCTGCACCACACACAGCCCACCGTCACCCACCATCTCGGCGTGCTGGAGGCGCACTTCGGCGCCCGTCTGGTGCGGCGCGGCCCGCGTGGTGCCGCCCTCACCGAGCTGGGGGCGGCGCTGCTGCCCCACGCGGAGGCCGTGCTCGAACGGCTGCGGCTCGCCGAACGGGAGGTCCGGGACCTGGCCGAGCGAGGTGCGCGCACGCTGCACATCGGCACCTTCCCGACGGCGGGCGCGCTGCTGCTGCCTCCGGCCGTGAAGGCCGTACGCGCGGAGGGCGTACAGGTGTCCCTCGTCGAGGGCGAGCTGCCCGCCCTGCTCAGGGGGCTGGCCGCCCGTGAACTGCACGCCGCCCTCGTCTTCTCCCAGCCGGGCGACCGGCTCGACCTCGACGACGACTTCGAGCTGCACCCGCTGCTCACCGATCCGCTGCTGCTGGTGATGCCCCAGGACCACCGGTGCGCCGGACTGACCCAGGTGCCGCTGGCCGAACTGAGGGACGACGACTGGATCGGCTCGGCGGACCCGCGCGACCCCTGCGACCGCGTGCTCTCGTGGGCCTGCGCCCGGCACGGCTTCCAGCCCGTGCACGGCCTGCGCACCGACGACTACGCGGTCGTGCAGGGCTTCGTCGCCGCGGGCACGGGGGTCGCCCTCGTGCCGCGGCTCGCCCTCGGCACCCCGCGCTCCGACGTCGCGGTGCGCACACTGACCGGACCGCCGCTCGCGCGGGAGATCAGCGTGGCGGTGCTGCGTACCACCGCGGCGCGCAGCACCGGCGGGCTGGTGGAGGCGCTCACCAGGCAGGCCGGGCGGATCGGGGAACAGTGGGGTACGCCGGCCGCCGCGGGCGGCGGTCCGTCCCGCTAG
- a CDS encoding aminotransferase class I/II-fold pyridoxal phosphate-dependent enzyme, giving the protein MNSTTTAPTTPPAAASNTAPTAPAGTPTTPPTAAPGPALPPAPGTPYADALRAQAGLDWLRLNVPGHAADPQGRHPLAALLGPDALRLDFPPLLDGIDLGASSPLGEALALAAEAWGARRTWFLTNGASQGNQIASLVAPALGRVLVVQRSVHSSVVDGLVLSGLDCAFVQPSVDADQGIAHGVTAADLARTLAEHPDAAAAWVVSPSYFGAVADVSALSEAAHAAGVPLIVDEAWGSHFGFHPALPGNALSQGADLVTSSTHKLAGSLTQSAMLHLGHGPFADRLEPLVDRAFRLVQSTSASALLMASLDVARASLVAGRTAVGASVAAADAVRGLIRGRGRYRLVSDSFGRFPDIVAADPLRVAVDTRSGGIPGHEARRLLHQDHRIMVEVATDSAIVAVVGAGAAPDADRFVEALHRLPAAPAGAAADERSRLRLPPPGPARLTAREAFLSRTRTVPAREAVGMVSADTLAAYPPGIPNVLPGEVVTAEVVDFLQRTAAAPGGHVRGALDPAVSRLRVVTGEPPAEAEDSAGSADAGNSAGSAGSAAGGR; this is encoded by the coding sequence GTGAACAGCACGACCACCGCACCGACCACCCCACCGGCCGCCGCATCGAACACCGCACCGACCGCACCGGCCGGCACGCCGACCACCCCACCGACCGCCGCACCGGGGCCCGCGCTCCCGCCCGCCCCCGGCACCCCGTACGCGGACGCCCTCCGCGCCCAGGCCGGGCTCGACTGGCTCCGGCTGAACGTCCCCGGGCACGCCGCGGACCCGCAGGGCCGCCACCCGCTCGCCGCCCTGCTCGGCCCGGACGCGCTCCGCCTGGACTTCCCTCCCCTGCTGGACGGCATCGACCTCGGGGCCTCGTCTCCGCTCGGCGAGGCCCTGGCGCTGGCCGCCGAGGCCTGGGGGGCCCGCCGCACCTGGTTCCTCACCAACGGCGCCTCGCAGGGCAACCAGATCGCCTCGCTGGTCGCCCCCGCCCTCGGGCGGGTGCTCGTCGTCCAGCGCAGCGTGCACTCAAGCGTCGTCGACGGGCTCGTCCTGTCGGGCCTGGACTGCGCCTTCGTACAGCCGTCGGTCGACGCGGACCAGGGCATCGCCCACGGCGTCACGGCGGCGGACCTGGCGCGGACGCTCGCGGAGCACCCGGACGCGGCGGCCGCCTGGGTGGTGTCGCCCAGCTACTTCGGCGCGGTCGCCGACGTGTCCGCCCTGTCGGAAGCCGCCCATGCCGCGGGCGTGCCGCTGATCGTGGACGAGGCCTGGGGCTCGCACTTCGGCTTCCATCCGGCGCTCCCCGGCAACGCGCTGTCCCAGGGGGCGGACCTGGTCACCTCCAGTACCCACAAGCTCGCCGGCAGCCTCACCCAGTCCGCGATGCTGCACCTGGGGCACGGCCCCTTCGCGGACCGGCTTGAGCCTCTGGTGGACCGGGCGTTCCGCCTGGTCCAGTCGACCAGCGCGAGCGCCCTGCTGATGGCGTCCCTCGACGTGGCGCGTGCCTCGCTGGTGGCGGGCCGGACCGCCGTCGGGGCGTCGGTGGCGGCGGCGGACGCGGTGCGCGGCCTGATCCGCGGGCGGGGACGCTACCGGCTCGTCAGCGACTCCTTCGGGCGGTTCCCGGACATCGTGGCCGCCGATCCGCTGCGCGTCGCCGTGGACACCCGCAGCGGAGGCATACCCGGTCACGAGGCCCGCCGGCTGCTCCACCAGGATCACCGGATCATGGTCGAGGTGGCCACGGACTCCGCGATCGTCGCGGTGGTCGGCGCGGGCGCCGCTCCCGACGCGGACCGCTTCGTGGAGGCGCTGCACCGTCTGCCCGCGGCACCGGCCGGGGCGGCGGCGGACGAGCGGTCCCGGCTGCGGCTGCCGCCTCCCGGGCCCGCCAGGCTCACCGCCCGCGAGGCCTTCCTGAGCCGCACACGCACCGTCCCCGCCCGGGAAGCCGTGGGCATGGTCTCCGCGGACACCCTCGCCGCCTACCCGCCCGGTATCCCCAACGTGCTGCCGGGCGAGGTCGTCACCGCCGAGGTGGTCGACTTCCTGCAGCGCACGGCGGCCGCTCCGGGCGGCCATGTGCGCGGTGCGCTCGACCCCGCGGTCTCCCGGCTCCGTGTCGTCACCGGGGAGCCCCCGGCGGAAGCGGAGGACTCAGCGGGCTCGGCGGACGCGGGGAACTCGGCGGGCTCGGCGGGCTCGGCGGCCGGAGGCCGGTAG
- a CDS encoding SpoIIE family protein phosphatase/ATP-binding protein, giving the protein MAGLLGRLRSTMSTRTVASQVFVLQVTVALLLVAAAVAALLVQARSGGEREARNRSVAVAETYATAPGVREALRGPDPSAALQGRTEAARKSSDVDFLAVMSPDGTLYAHPDPQKIDSKYPGTIGPAAGGRTVTENFAGVLGPSIRSVAPVTDADGQVLGLVAAGLTVERAGAVAQDQLPVLLGAAAFALAVATSGAALISRRLRHQTHGLGPAEMTRMYEHRDAVLHAVREGVLIVDEDRRLVLVNDEARRLLALPPDAQGRLVADIAMDPEIARLLESGRPASDEVHVIEHQLVAVNQRAMGPPPDGSGPCCGTVATLRDTTELRALSGRADTVQGRLRLVYDSGMQIGTTLDVVRTSQELADFAVPRFADFVTVDLSDPVLSGDEPADTGTDMRRIAFNGVRTDTPLYPSGRLIHFVSTTPQAVAYARGKTILEADLAAFSGWQEQEPARAHRLVEYGIHSMISVPLRARGVTMGVATFWRSEKPEPFDDDDVSLAEELVARAAVNIDNARRYTREHSMAVALQRSLLPRVLPEQTALDVAYHYLPAQAGLGGVGGDWFDVIPLPGARVALVVGDVVGHGLHAAATMGRLRTAVHNFASLDLPPEELLWHMDELVSRIDQDEDTDGSVTALTGATCLYAIYDPTSRVCTVARAGHLEPVIVHPDGEVEFPGVPAGPPLGLGGLPFESTELHLSEGSSLVLYTDGLVEDRHRDIDEGLELLRRTLARAGGTPEETCRAVLDALLPERPRDDVALVVARTRVLDGNRSVAWDVPAEPAAVARVRAEAARVVEEWGLAEDAFTTELILSELVTNAIRHAGGPIGVRLIRDRSLICEVSDGSSTAPHLRRATATDEGGRGLFLVSQLAERWGTRYTGSGKVIWTEQPLPW; this is encoded by the coding sequence ATGGCCGGACTGCTCGGCCGCCTCCGCTCGACGATGAGCACGCGCACCGTCGCCAGCCAGGTCTTCGTCCTGCAGGTGACGGTCGCTTTGCTGCTCGTCGCCGCCGCCGTCGCCGCGCTTCTGGTGCAGGCCCGGTCGGGCGGGGAGCGTGAGGCGCGCAACCGGTCGGTCGCCGTCGCCGAGACGTACGCGACCGCACCGGGCGTCAGGGAAGCCTTGCGCGGCCCCGACCCCAGCGCGGCACTGCAGGGCAGGACCGAGGCCGCCAGGAAGTCCTCCGACGTCGACTTCCTCGCGGTGATGAGCCCGGACGGGACCCTGTACGCGCACCCGGACCCGCAGAAGATCGACAGCAAGTACCCCGGCACCATCGGCCCGGCGGCGGGCGGCCGCACGGTCACCGAGAACTTCGCCGGTGTCCTCGGCCCCTCGATCCGCAGTGTCGCTCCGGTGACCGACGCGGACGGACAGGTGCTCGGTCTTGTGGCGGCCGGACTCACGGTCGAGCGGGCCGGCGCGGTCGCCCAGGACCAGCTTCCCGTCCTGCTCGGCGCGGCCGCCTTCGCCCTGGCCGTCGCCACCTCCGGGGCCGCGCTGATCAGCAGGCGCCTGCGGCACCAGACCCACGGCCTGGGGCCCGCCGAGATGACCCGCATGTACGAGCACCGCGACGCGGTCCTGCACGCCGTGCGGGAGGGGGTGCTGATCGTCGACGAGGACCGCCGGCTGGTGCTCGTCAACGACGAGGCGCGACGGCTGCTCGCGCTCCCCCCGGACGCCCAGGGACGCCTCGTCGCCGACATCGCCATGGATCCCGAGATCGCCCGGCTGCTGGAGTCCGGCCGCCCCGCCAGCGACGAGGTGCACGTCATCGAGCACCAGCTGGTCGCCGTCAACCAGCGCGCGATGGGCCCCCCGCCGGACGGCTCGGGTCCCTGCTGCGGCACCGTCGCCACCCTGCGGGACACCACCGAACTCCGGGCCCTCAGCGGCCGCGCCGACACCGTGCAGGGCCGGCTGAGGCTCGTCTACGACTCCGGCATGCAGATCGGCACCACCCTCGACGTGGTCCGCACCTCGCAGGAGCTCGCCGACTTCGCCGTCCCCCGGTTCGCCGACTTCGTCACCGTGGATCTCTCCGATCCCGTGCTCAGCGGTGACGAGCCCGCGGACACCGGCACCGACATGCGCCGCATCGCCTTCAACGGCGTCAGGACGGACACCCCCCTCTACCCCTCGGGCCGGCTGATCCACTTCGTCAGCACCACCCCCCAGGCCGTCGCGTACGCCAGGGGCAAGACCATCCTGGAGGCCGACCTGGCCGCGTTCTCCGGATGGCAGGAACAGGAACCGGCGCGGGCCCACCGGCTCGTCGAGTACGGCATCCACTCCATGATCTCCGTCCCGCTGCGGGCCCGCGGCGTGACGATGGGCGTCGCCACGTTCTGGCGCTCCGAGAAGCCGGAGCCCTTCGACGACGACGACGTGTCGCTCGCCGAGGAACTGGTCGCCCGCGCCGCGGTGAACATCGACAACGCCCGCCGCTACACCCGGGAGCACTCGATGGCGGTCGCCCTGCAGCGCAGCCTGCTGCCGCGGGTCCTGCCCGAGCAGACCGCCCTCGACGTGGCCTACCACTATCTGCCCGCCCAGGCCGGGCTCGGTGGCGTCGGCGGGGACTGGTTCGACGTGATCCCGCTGCCCGGCGCCCGGGTCGCCCTCGTGGTGGGGGACGTCGTCGGCCACGGTCTCCACGCCGCGGCGACCATGGGGCGGCTGCGCACCGCGGTCCACAACTTCGCGTCCCTGGACCTGCCGCCCGAGGAACTGCTGTGGCACATGGACGAGCTGGTCTCGCGCATCGACCAGGACGAGGACACCGACGGCTCGGTCACCGCGCTCACCGGCGCCACCTGCCTCTACGCGATCTACGACCCCACCTCCCGGGTGTGCACCGTGGCCCGCGCCGGGCATCTGGAGCCGGTCATCGTGCACCCCGACGGGGAGGTCGAGTTCCCGGGCGTGCCGGCCGGGCCGCCGCTGGGCCTCGGCGGGCTGCCGTTCGAGTCCACCGAACTGCACCTCTCCGAGGGCAGCAGCCTGGTGCTCTACACGGACGGTCTGGTCGAGGACCGGCACCGCGACATCGACGAGGGTCTGGAGCTGCTGCGCCGCACGCTCGCCCGCGCCGGCGGGACACCCGAGGAGACCTGCCGTGCGGTGCTGGACGCCCTGCTGCCGGAGCGGCCCCGCGACGACGTGGCCCTGGTCGTCGCCCGGACCCGGGTGCTGGACGGAAACCGCTCCGTCGCCTGGGACGTACCCGCCGAGCCCGCCGCGGTGGCCCGGGTCCGCGCGGAGGCCGCCCGGGTGGTGGAGGAGTGGGGGCTGGCGGAGGACGCCTTCACCACCGAGCTGATCCTCAGCGAGCTGGTCACCAACGCCATCCGCCACGCCGGCGGGCCGATCGGAGTGCGGCTGATCCGCGACCGCTCGCTGATCTGCGAGGTCTCCGACGGCAGCAGCACCGCCCCGCATCTGCGCCGGGCCACGGCCACCGACGAGGGCGGGCGCGGACTGTTCCTCGTCTCCCAGCTGGCCGAGCGCTGGGGCACCCGCTACACGGGCAGCGGCAAGGTCATCTGGACCGAGCAGCCACTGCCCTGGTAG